The region CTGCCTTTTCGCGCGCCTTCTTCTCGGACGGCTTTTCAAAATGACCGCGAAGTTTCATTTCACGGAAGATGCCTTCGCGCTGCATCTTTTTCTTGAGCGCCTTCAGCGCCTGATCGACATTATTGTCGCGAACCAAAACCTGCACGCGTTTTTTCCCGTTTTTTCGAGGCGCTGCGGTCGAGCCGCAGCCAGAACTGGATTTCGAGTTAAGCGAGATCTCGCAAGTGATCTCCGCGACTGCTCTGAGTACACGCAGTCAACGCTCACGGTCTTATCGATGTGTGGAGCATTCACTAGTGTGCAGAAAACTGATCGCCGCGGACGCGTCGCTCACTTTGGCGGGCTTAATACCAGAGGTGACCGGCCGTGTCCACTGCCATTCGCAAGAAATCCGGGTCAGGGACGCTTCCCCTTCCGGCAATCTCGAGGCTCAAGATCAGTGGACACCGTCTCTTATCACGATTACAGGTGAATGTCTTACCCCGGCTCAAACGAAGTCAATCGTCGTTTGTCGCCCCAGCCCTTTGTTGGAGGAAACGATGGCGTCGCACTACGCGTCAAGGGCCACCGATTCGGATACGGGCAGATCCCTTTGGCAGAGCGACATCCGGCCGACACTCGCGCTGGGGCTGCCGCTGGCGGGCGCTCAGCTTGCGCAGATGGCGATCAATACCACCGATGTGCTGATGATCGGCCGGCTGGGCGCCGAGGAGCTTGCCGCCTCCGTGCTGGCGTTCAATTTCTACATGCTCGTTTGGTTTTTCGGCATGGGCGTCCTGCAGGCGGTGATCCCGCTGGCGGCGCGGGCGCGCGGCCAGCGCAAGCTGCGCGATTTCCGCCGCGCGGTGCGCATGGGGTTCTGGGTCGCGGTGCTCTACTGCATACCGGTCTGGTGCATCATGTTCTTTACCGAATCCATTCTGGTGGCGTTGGGACAGGATCCGGAAATCTCCGCGACCGCCGGTCTTTACATGCATTTTCTACAGTGGACCATGCTGCCGGCGCTGCTGATCATGGCGGTGCGGGGGTTCCTCACGGTGATGGAGCGCACTCAGGTGGTGCTTCTGGCGACGATTGCCGGCGCCATCGCCAACGCGATCCTGGATTATCTGCTGATCTTCGGCAATTTCGGTTTTCCGCGCCTGGAGCTGATCGGGGCCGGCATTGCGTCGGTCTTCAGTTCCGCAGTCACCTTCGGCTTTCTGATCCTCTACGCAACGCTGCATCCCAGGCTGAAACGCTACTACATTCTCGGCCGGATCTGGCGTTCTGACTGGCAGGTGATCCTTCAGATCGTGCGGCTCGGAACGCCTATCGGCCTGACGATCATCGCGGAAGGCGCCCTGTTCGCGGCGTCCTCGATCATGATCGGCTGGCTGGGAACCCTGCCGCTGGCGGGCCACGGCATCGCGCTGCAGATCTCGTCCGTCACCTTCATGGTGCCTGTGGGCTTCTCCGTCGCCGCCATGACACGCGTCAGCCTTGCGGCCGGGCGGGGCGATCATGAAGGCGTCGGCCGGGCCGGGTGGACGGCCCTGGGCGTGACCATGGTGTTCATGGGAAGTTTCGCGCTGCTGTTCTGGACCGTGCCGGAGACCCTGGTCGGCTTCTACCTCGATCTGGAGGATCCGGAAGCCCGGGATGTCATGGCCTACGGGATGTCATTCCTGGCGGTCGCCGCGATTTTCCAGCTTGCCGATGGCGGCCAGATCATCGGCGTGAATAATCTTCGCGGGCTGGGCGATACCACCATCCCGCTGTTCTATGCCCTGTTCGGCTACTGGGTCGTCGGCATCAGCCTGTCGCTCGGCCTCGGCTTTGCCGCCGGCT is a window of Roseibium salinum DNA encoding:
- the rpsU gene encoding 30S ribosomal protein S21, with amino-acid sequence MQVLVRDNNVDQALKALKKKMQREGIFREMKLRGHFEKPSEKKAREKAEAIRRARKLARKRAQREGLLPGKPAARR
- a CDS encoding MATE family efflux transporter — encoded protein: MASHYASRATDSDTGRSLWQSDIRPTLALGLPLAGAQLAQMAINTTDVLMIGRLGAEELAASVLAFNFYMLVWFFGMGVLQAVIPLAARARGQRKLRDFRRAVRMGFWVAVLYCIPVWCIMFFTESILVALGQDPEISATAGLYMHFLQWTMLPALLIMAVRGFLTVMERTQVVLLATIAGAIANAILDYLLIFGNFGFPRLELIGAGIASVFSSAVTFGFLILYATLHPRLKRYYILGRIWRSDWQVILQIVRLGTPIGLTIIAEGALFAASSIMIGWLGTLPLAGHGIALQISSVTFMVPVGFSVAAMTRVSLAAGRGDHEGVGRAGWTALGVTMVFMGSFALLFWTVPETLVGFYLDLEDPEARDVMAYGMSFLAVAAIFQLADGGQIIGVNNLRGLGDTTIPLFYALFGYWVVGISLSLGLGFAAGWGGVGVWCGLAGGWHRWPF